Below is a window of bacterium DNA.
CAAAAAGACGCCGTAACACAAACTCGTCTGCGAAATCAAAACGAGCCGTTTGATCACCGAACGGTAATTCGTCAAGCCTACGGATCTTATACACTACACGATGGCGAAGTCAAACTGGGGCGCTTCGTCCCGCTCGGCACCCATACCGACGCTTATCCCATCAATGGTCTCGGCGCCGAAAATACACGTATCACCTCGCGGTGGAGAGGCTCTGTTTATGGCGGGAAAATTTTTGATGAATACGACAATCGCCCTGAAGGCATCGGCTATAGTACGGGCGGAAGTCTGACGTATGACCAAACCCGGTGGCAAGCCGGAGCCGGATTGAGCGCTGAACAACTGCGCAATACCCGTCTTACCAAAGCTTATCTTTTCGGTGAATACCGACCTTCCTACACATGGCGCATCGTATCTAACAATCAATACGTAGTGAACAAAGCGCTGCTCGGCTATTCGCAAAACACCTTGTATTATCGTTTAAACAAAAATCTAAGCACCCGTTTTTTTGCGGAATACCATGACCGGCGCGCCTACTTTCCTGCGCCAACCGACAGCCTTAGTATGGATCGTTTTTTTAAAACATCGCAGGAATTGATGATCGGCGGTTCCGTGCGTTACCGGATATTCCAATGGCGCAAAATCGGAATGTTAGAAACAATACCGTCGGTAAAAAAACGACTTGGCCATGACGACCTGACCTACGCGGCGCTTCAGCTTTTTTATCAAAATTATTTTTTCTGGCGATTCAACCTGAATACCGGATTCAGCTATACGGATAATCAGTGGATTCGCAATTATCGTACCCATATTTCGCTTAATCGGGATTTTTTTGCTTCACGTTTGGACGCTTCATTTTCTCTCATCGCTAATACCTATACGTGGAACTCAGCTTCCTCACGCGCCAAACTTTTGACTACCGTTTCGGCCGACGTCACGTATCGATTTGACGCATCGTGGTATATGTCCGCAGGAATTTATGAAGAAATAGGTAGCGCCACCGATCCCCATTCCGGTGTTAATATCCGCATGTTTTATTATCTGCATTGACCCCGTACTTTATAGCATTTTGCTAATACAGCGATAGTTTGGACGTAATAAACGATTTGTATTTTTTTCGAAAAGACAAATCTCCTATGGCTGTTGCCGACTTAAACAGGAAAACTATACTCCAAGGCGATATCGCACAATCCGGCATGACGAGCATACTTTCGCTCATCAAGTTATCGCAAAAATCCGGCACGCTACGTCTCAGGGACGGCGAAAAAAACGCCTCGATCCGGATCGAAAAAAACTATTTCATCGAAGCCTCCGCACCGGAAGAAATCCTGCTAGGGGAATTTCTTGTGCGCGAAGGTTATCTGACCGAACAAGATTTAGCTAAAACCCTGCCGTTACAAAAGCGCATGCACATCCCGTTGGGCCAATTGCTCCAAGGTATGGGATATTTTGGATTGGACGCAAATGCGTTGACCCGGATACTCAATCGGTATTTACGAGAAGTGATTTTTAGAATTATGAAATGGAATAGAGGCACATTCACTGTGGAAGAAACCGTAAAAAAAGATTTCCCTGTGCGAGAAGAAATCCCGGTGCGCCTTAACATGGATTTTGTTTTATTGGATACCACCCAACGGCTGGATGAATGGAAACGACTTGCCAGCGGTGTTACGTCGTTGCAATCGGCACTAAAAATCAACCGCCGGGCCATCCCTGAAAATGCATCGCTTACATTAAACGCCGATCAACTCACCGTGCTATCGTATGTCAACGGGCGGCGAACGCTTGTGCGCATTCTGGAAAAAATCGGCCACAACGAAATGTTCTACCTTTCCGTAATAGACGATCTTCTCAAACGCCGCATACTGATCGAACGCCAGGCCGAAGCGATGCGCGTTATCATACCGGGACGCATCAAAGCTGATGCTGTAAATCGAAACCGCCAGTTTCCTGGCAAATTTGCGGCTAACCTTTTATATAAAGAAATCGACGGCAAAAAGAACCTTCTTGAGTTAGCCGATAGTCTTCATTTCGAACTCCCGGATCTATGGGAAAATATTTCCCTGCTGCTCAAAAACGAGGCCGTCGAAATCATCGAAGGCCGCCGAGAGTTTCACAATCTAAGCGAAGAGATGTAAAACTAACAATACTTACTACAGAATACTTTAGTCCGGTATTATTAAATTTGTGTTACCAAATCATTACACTCCAGGTTTTTAATACTCTTGCCAACTTCGTGATAACATTTCGCTAATTTTTAAGCTCAAACAATAACACTTCGATAATTCTCTCCTAATACACTTCCTTTATCTTTCGGCGATTTCGAAAAGCATTTAACCTAACCATCGTTAAGGAAGTCGTATGAAAAACCGTTTACCGCGTTTTCCTCTTTATCTTGCCGCTGTTTTATTTTTTGTCATTCCGACATTTTTGCAGGCGCAAGTGGTCGGCAAAATCACCGGAACTATCGTTGACGCATCCAATGGTGATCCGCTGATTGGCGCAAACGTATTTGTGCTTGGCACAAAACTGGGCGGCATCACCGATCTCGACGGTAATTTTATCATCGGTAAAATTCCCGTCGGTACATACAGTATTGAAATTTCATGCCTCTCCTACAAAAAGAAAACTGTCCATAATCTTACCGTCAATGACGGCCTTGCTTCTACGCTCAAAATTTCGCTGGAACCGGAGGCATTGGAAGGAGAAGAAGTTGTCGTCGAAGCCGAAGTGCTCAAAACTCAGGAATCGGGTCTTTTGCTGGCACAGAAAAAATCTTCCAAAGTGATGGACGGCGTCAGTTCCGAACAAATCGCCAAAACGTCGGACGGCAATGCCGGTGCGGCGCTCAAACGTGTTACCGGCGTGACGATCGTCGGCGATAAAGACGTCTATGTTCGCGGCCTCGGAAACCGCTATAGCAATGTCCAGCTCAATGGCTCCGTACTGCCGTCCACCAATCCCAATCAGAAAGAAACACCCCTTAATATTTTTTCATCCAACGTGATAGACAATATCATCGTTCAAAAAACCTACACGCCGGATCAACCGGGCGAATTTTCCGGCGGTTCGGTGCAAATCGAAACCAAAGACTTTCCGGAATCCCGTACGATCAAAATCGGCGTATCCAGCATGTTCAACAGCAATAGCCTCGGCAATGACTATCTGAACTACAACGGCGGTGGATCGGATTTTCTGGGATTTGATGACGGCACGCGAAAACTCCCTACGGCCGCAAAACAAGGTCGTATCGGTACATCCCAAGGTGTTACGGCCATCCGCCAGTTTCAAAATTCCTGGTCACCGCGTTCTTCACGTGTCGCGCCGGGTCAAAGCTACAGTATATCGTATGGCGATCAAGTGGCCGTCGGATCGCGCGCACTCGGATTTATCGCCGCGATCAACTACAGCTATCAAAATCAGGTGCGCAACGAAGTACTGCGCAATCTTCAGCAAGCGCAATCCCTCGCTTCCGACTATGATGCCTCCCGAGGCATGACCAGCACTCTGCTCAGCGGTATGCTCAATGTATCCTACAAAATAAATCCGACATCCAAAGTCAGCCTGCGCAATCTGTACACCAACGTGTCCGATAATACAGCAAGCCGTGTCGAAGGATATTACTACAATTCAGGCGGTGATTACCGGCAAACCCAATTACGCTTTTCACAACGATCCATCTTCGCTTCCAATCTCCAATACGATACCTACATCAAAGAATGGATGGATTCCAAAATCCTGATCGAAGCGACCATGGCCGCCGCCAATGCTTACGAACCCGATACGCGCAATACGCACTACGCATATAATAGCACACTCAATCAATACGAGATCGTATTGGATCAACGCACCAATACCCACTTCTTCTCCGACCAAAAAGACCGCGACTATAATGTCAAACTCAATTGGGATTTGAAACTTCTGCCGACATTACGACTAAAAACCGGCGGTTTGTTCTACGATAAGCAGCGTGATTTCGAAGCCCGCCGATTTGCTATAGCCGGCGATCCGCAGTCCGTATATCCCGCTGAACTCAAAACGACCAACCCGGAAGAAGCATTGAATCCGGATTTGTTTTCCAACGGCGGGTTAATTTTCTTTGAAACAACGCGTAACACGGACTCTTATAAAGGCGATCAAAATATCTTTGCCGGTTATCTCTCGGCAGACCTCACGCTCGGAAACCGTTGGAATCTTATCGCCGGTGCCCGTGCCGAACATTCCATTCAGCGCATTGATAAAAACGAAGTGCTCAACACGGCGGACATTCTTCCCGCGATAAACTTGACTTTCAAAGTAAGTGATCGTGCCAACCTCCGCGCCGCTTTCTCGACTACGCTCGCCCGTCCGGAGTTTCGCGAACTATCCAACTTCTTCTATTCGGACTTTGTCGGAGCGCGTACCGTGTACGGTAATCCCGATTTGAAACGAACCAAAATCCAGAACTACGATCTGCGGTGGGAAACGTATCCTGGAATCGGCGAATATTTTGCAGTGAGCGGTTTTTATAAACACTTTACGAATCCGATCGAAATTTTTCACCGCCTCAGCACCAATCCGGAAGTGTATTACGGTAATATCGCTGAAGCCGATCTGTGGGGCATAGAGCTCGAAGCACGTAAAGCACTGACCGAAGCGTTACGCGTAACCGCCAACCTCGCTCTAATGACGTCTTCTGTCAATTACGGGAAAGCTGTTTTTTCGCAAGCCAACCGCAACCGCCCTATGTATGGCCAGTCCCCGTATACGATAAACCTCAATGGTTTTTATGTACTCCGTTCAGCGACAGAGTTCAGCCTGGCCTATAACCGGTTCGGCAAACGCCTGAGTTCCGTAGGCAATGTTAGTCAGGGCGAAGATGAATACGAAATGCCGTTTGATAAATTGGATTTCACGGCCACCCAAAAATTTGGAAAATGGACTTATAAACTGTCTATGCAAAACTTACTCAACGACCGTGTCATCAATCGTCAGGGCGATACCATTACACGCAAGTACGCACCCGGCATCACCTATAGCGTAGGCGCATCTTACGACTTTTGATCGCTTATGATGCAAAGGTAATATTCGCATAATTCCGACATAACATGCTCATTTTAGATTGTGCTATACCAAAATAACTACATAACAAGCGTAAGGAGTTTTTCATGAAAAGAAGTTTGCTTTTGTTGCTACTCATCGGTTCGATCCAACTGATTTCATGCGGTGACGATGACAAAAAGGATACACCGGCCGAAGTGCCCACGGCGTACGCCTCGCTGCCCGGTACATTGATCGCCGAAGATGAAACCTGGAGCGGTACAAAAACTCTGACAGGTGCCTATTATATATTGCCCGGTGTAACACTGACCGTCGAACCCGGCACAGTGATTCAGTTTACTTACCACAACAACAATCCGGACAGTGTCGGCGCTATTTTTGCACTCAAAGCCGATCCGACCAATTTTTCCAGCCCGCGTGCAAGCGCACGTCTTGAAGCCGTAGGAACGGCCGCCAATCCGATTGTTTTTACTTCTGCCAGAACGACCAAAACGGCCGGCGACTGGGGCGGTATCGTGCTGATCGGTGAAGCGCCGAACAATATTCCTGGCGGTATCGGTGATGTCGAAGGTGTTTCGTCGGAAATCCAATACGGCGGAACCAATGCGACCGATAACAGCGGCACGCTCAAGTATGTACGTATCGAATACTGTGGATTCGGATTGATCACGGATTCCGAGCTCAACGGATTGAGCTTATATTCGTGCGGTAGCGGTACGACGTTGGAACACGTACAAGTCTATAAATGTACAGACGATGGTTTTGAATTCTTTGGCGGCAGTGTCAATGCGAAATATTTAATTTCTGCTTACAATGATGACGACAGCTTTGATCACGATCAGGGTTGGAACGGTAAAGGCCAATTTTGGCTTGGCGTACAAACGACCGGTGCGGACAATGGCTTTGAATCCGACGGTCGCCATACTCTTGGTTCCGGAAACCCGACCAAACCGACGATCTACAACGTAACGCTCTACGGACTTGGAACCGGCAAAGATGCGTCGGATGCAAATCGCGGAATGCGTTTACGTGAAGACTTTGAAGGTACGCTCAAAAATTTCTTAGTAACCAATTTCGCCGGTGTCGCATGGCGCCTTGATAACTCAAGCAGCGACTCGACCTCGCGTAACTATGACAAAGGCCTTCTCACGATCACCAATGCCGTCGTATATAATAACGACCGCGACGTGACGGTTGCCGGAAACTACGGCGGATTCAACAGCCTCAACGATTCGACCCGCTTTTTCGCCGCAGCCAATGTTACCGAAGCTAATCCGAACTTCACCAATGTCGGCTCCAAAGATTTCTCCGTGCTAGCCGGTTCACCGTGCCTCAGCAATGCGGCCACGCCACCGAGTGATGGATTCTTTGATGTGAGCGCGACCTACCGCGGTGCGATGGGTTCCACCAATTGGGCCACAGGTAGCTGGGTGCGCTGGTCGGACTAAAAACGATGATTTGAAAATCCTTCTCCATGGTTAGGTTGGAGATACATGCAGTCCCGCGTTTGTTCTTACAGGCGCGGGATTTTTATTGTGAATAAATATCACCTTTTTTATGATGACATTCTCAAGGCGGGTATTTATCTTTTCAAACCCAAGTCATAGCATCAGGAGACACGGTTATGAATTGATCAAACTAAAAGTCATTGATTATAAGGATTTTAACCTTTGAATTTCCTTGGCCAACTCAGATTTTTCCCAGTCTGAGTTTACTGAAACTACAGGAAAAGCAGCATTAACAATCTTTACTTCATTCAAACTTTGTTGGAACAATCCTAATAGAAAAAAATTCTCTGCCTTTAAAATATGCAAATCAACATGCGTTAGAGAAAGAGTATTTGATTTGGTAAACACCCAAAATGTATCTATCGCAAGCGCATCAGAGGCCTTAATACTAGAGTACGCATAATCTTTTTTTGCATTAAGGGCATAAGCCCATCCTGCAAACAAATCTGCATTGACGAGTGATTTAGTTGAAGCAATTTGAAAGTATTGAATTGAAAGATTGAGGCAATCGGTTTTCATATATGACCAACATACGCCTATATACGCATCTATTCTTTCCGGCGATTTCTCAATTGCATCATTAAACTCCTTAATCGCACGAGAATATTTATTTTTAGAAAAATAAACCCATCCTTGATTCGTTAAATCATCATAACTGTTTTCAGAATTGCGTGTATTGCAAGCAAGAAATGAAACTACTAATATAAGAAAAAACAAAAAACACTTCAATTGTTCTCACCCTCCTATTTTTATTTAATATACATCATTTTTTTCGCTTGAATGAAACCTTCAGATTCAAGTTTATATATATATATTCCAGATGCCATGAATTTTCCTAACGCGTTCTGACCATTCCATGAAACAGTATATTTACCAGGCTCATGTATCTTCGACACAAGCGTGGTTATTTCTTGACCTAAAATATTATATATCTTTATTGATATGAAACTTTTGCTTGGTACATCATAAGCGATAAATGTCGAAGGATTAAAGGGGTTGGGGTAATTTTGTCTCAAAAAAAAAGTCGATGGTACTTCTGAACCAAGATTTTCTTTATACCCCACCTTAAACTTACCTAGTTTTGAAATATTTGCTATCAAAGCATCGTTTGACTTGCTTAATTGACTGGGAATCTGTACCCAACCACCAGGGGTTTCTTGAAAAATAGCCAATTTTGTTTTTTCTGATAGTTGTTCGGGTTCTAGTAAAATTTCTATTTCTGATGGCTTTTGAAACTTGAATTCTGTGGGCCCATACTCATATACTACTTCTTCTCCATTTTTCTGATAGTTCTGCGACAAAAAGTAATTGTCATCGAAAAACGGCGTTTTGATTATAAGATTTGATTTACTGTTCAATGATTTAATAGTTTTAAATTCTCCTTTCTTAACTAAGGTGACCCCATAAGTTACAACCTGAGCTGTATCACCTCCTGACGGAGTAAGGGTTTTCACAAAAAAATTCACCTGCCCAGGCTCACTAAATTTTCCAGAACCTCTAAATATATTTTGTGAGTTATTTACTGGAGTAGAAACAATGGATGATGTATCATTTTGACCCGTCAACCACATCCGAACGATAGGATTTATCGCCAATTTTGATTCTGCTATAACTGCAATATCAAAGTGTTTTGTTAATACAGGATTCTGATATACAACAATCGTTGCTTTTGCTGCGATCGCATAAAACGCAGCTGTTGCTTCATTTGAAAAAGCACTTTGATTTCCGAATGTATCTACTGCACTCACATTAAACGTGTATTGAGTTCCCTTTGATAATTTAGTGTAGTTTCTGACAGTATCCGTACTTGATATTGACGAATCAATTTGACCAAATAGATTTTCTAAAGTTGAACTATATATCCGATACTTTTTAAAATCTCCTTCTCTACTTACATTCCATTTCAGCAAAATAAAACCATCTCCAGAAGTTGCCTTTAAGTCACTAGGAGGAAGCGGTGGAGTGCTATCAAACGGGAGGGACTCGACGCTAGTAGAAAAATAGCTAGCATTGTTTGCAGAATCCACAGAAGTAACATAAAATCGATAATTTCTGCCCGGCACTAAATTATAAATTGTTTTGGTAATAGTATAAAAAGAGCTTTGCTGAACGCTGTCAATTTGAACAGGCGATGTAAATCCGTTGCCTGTATAGATTCGATACTTTAGCACATCGTTTTCTAAGTTCGTTTTCCATGAAAGCAGCACCTTTGAATCTCCAGCACTAGCCGTCAGTTCAACAGGAGCAGACGGAGGCGTAATATCGAAATTCACTATCGCGAATTCTCCAAAATTTTTAAGTCCACTAACCATAATATAAGGAGTCCACAAATATGTTATTAACACTCCATCATTCGATAAAACATCTTTCCAAGGACTTTGTGAGTTTTCACGCATAATTACACGCAACCCATTAAAGCTTTCTATACCCGGTAAACCGCTTAAGTCGAAAAGCATGTTATATTGACCATTAAAGTCCGAATTGATAACACTCCAGTATTTTGAACTTATCAAATTAATTGTTCCGGGAGGAAGTGAACCAACTATATTTGGAAACGAATCTACTTTAAACGTAAAAGCTGATTTTGTACTTTTGTTTTCCGTAACAACGATAGAGACACCGATTGAATCTAGAACTATTGCACCAGTTTTGTATGAAGGTAATTCGTTATTCGAAAAATCGGTTACTTTGATTGCTACTTGCGTTCCATCACCAATAGAAAAAGCCGCATTCAGGTTAGCTGTTATTATTAATGGCAACGGGTTTCCATAGCATCTAGCTTCAATTACAGCAGGATTGTTTGATAAGTCTAATAAGCCTATTTGGTTACGATTTATATTTATTGTTTCTAGATTAGGGCATTGCGATAAATCCAAATCTGAAAGTTGATTGTCATCGCATTCAATGTATCGAAGATTTAATGCAGAGTCTAAAGTCAACGACTTCAATTGACCTTGTGAACAAAACAAAAACTCTAATAATGGATTTGAATTAATTACAAGTGTATCAATTCGAGTCCTATAACATTTTACAGTGTTTAAACTTCTGTTGTTTGATATTGAAAGTCTCGAAATAGGAGTATCAGCACAATTCAAGTGAGTCAACATCAAATTTGAAGATATGTCAATTTCAGAAATAGGGGTTTCAGAAATATAAAGATACCGTAAAGCGCTATTTTGTTTTACATACAAATTTTGTAGCCCATTACTAAAACAAAAAAGCTCTTCCAAAAGGGGTTTATCCGAAAGATCAAGACTTGATATTTGGTTGCTGTTACACCACAAATATTTTAGTTTTGTTAAACCCGTTAAATTAATTGAAGTGATTCCATTGTAACCACAATGCACATATTCTAAAGAAGTGTTTGAAGATAAATCTAAGTTTGTGAGATAATTCGAACTACAATTAATACTATCTAACGACGTAAAAGCCTCAATTCCGCTTAGATCAAAAATACCTTGTCCCGATACATCTAAATGTTTAATCAATAAGACTGCTTCAGGGTTTATAATCAAATTATTAACATCAAAGTTAACTTCGTATTTGTTTTGAAGAACAGACCTAAATTGAGGATCATTAACAGTTATCTGAGCGATAGAAAGTTTGCAGAAAAGACAAAACAACAAACATAAACATTTCATCTCAATTTCCCTTTTGATATAAAAAACACCAACGATGTTTTAAATATATATTCTCAATAATTTTTAATCAACATATTTGAATTGCAACTTCATTATTAACTATTCAAAATAGTATGATGAGTTTATCACCTTTTTTATGATGACATTCTCAAGACGGGTATTTATCTTTTCAAACCCAAGTCACAGCATCAGGAGACACGGTAATGAATTTTTCTCTGACTCAATCCATCGAAATCCTCGAACGTACCCCGATGATTCTGACAGCGTGGCTTGACGGATTATCACCGGAATGGACTTCGTCCAATGAGGGCCCCGATACATGGTCAGCTTACGACATCGTCGGGCACCTGATTCACGGAGAAAAAACCGACTGGATCACACGTGCAGAAATCATTTTATCCGATTTACCTGATAAAACATTCAAACCATTTGACCGTTTTGCACAATTTGAAGACAGCAAAGATAAAACCCTTCGGCAACTGTTAACCGCATTCACCGAGCTGCGCGCGAAAAATATTAAAAAACTCCAATCGCTGAATATTTCAGAACAAGATATGAACCGCACCGGTCTTCATCCCGCGTTTGGCACGGTCACCTTGGTGCAGCTCCTTTCGACGTGGGCGGTGCACGATCTCGATCACATCAGTCAGATCGCGCGCGTTTTGGCCAAGCGCTACAAAGACGATACCGGGCCGTGGGTTGCCTATCTCAAAATCTTGCGGCAATAATCACCCGATAATGAACAGCATATTTAATGTACGTTTTTAAATAATCGTTTTATTCGGAGGAAAAACCCATGAACGTCATCATTCGAAATGTTTTTGCTGTGATTGTCGGAGCGATCGTCGGCAGTATTGTCAATATGAGTATCATTAT
It encodes the following:
- a CDS encoding DUF4388 domain-containing protein, which translates into the protein MAVADLNRKTILQGDIAQSGMTSILSLIKLSQKSGTLRLRDGEKNASIRIEKNYFIEASAPEEILLGEFLVREGYLTEQDLAKTLPLQKRMHIPLGQLLQGMGYFGLDANALTRILNRYLREVIFRIMKWNRGTFTVEETVKKDFPVREEIPVRLNMDFVLLDTTQRLDEWKRLASGVTSLQSALKINRRAIPENASLTLNADQLTVLSYVNGRRTLVRILEKIGHNEMFYLSVIDDLLKRRILIERQAEAMRVIIPGRIKADAVNRNRQFPGKFAANLLYKEIDGKKNLLELADSLHFELPDLWENISLLLKNEAVEIIEGRREFHNLSEEM
- a CDS encoding TonB-dependent receptor: MKNRLPRFPLYLAAVLFFVIPTFLQAQVVGKITGTIVDASNGDPLIGANVFVLGTKLGGITDLDGNFIIGKIPVGTYSIEISCLSYKKKTVHNLTVNDGLASTLKISLEPEALEGEEVVVEAEVLKTQESGLLLAQKKSSKVMDGVSSEQIAKTSDGNAGAALKRVTGVTIVGDKDVYVRGLGNRYSNVQLNGSVLPSTNPNQKETPLNIFSSNVIDNIIVQKTYTPDQPGEFSGGSVQIETKDFPESRTIKIGVSSMFNSNSLGNDYLNYNGGGSDFLGFDDGTRKLPTAAKQGRIGTSQGVTAIRQFQNSWSPRSSRVAPGQSYSISYGDQVAVGSRALGFIAAINYSYQNQVRNEVLRNLQQAQSLASDYDASRGMTSTLLSGMLNVSYKINPTSKVSLRNLYTNVSDNTASRVEGYYYNSGGDYRQTQLRFSQRSIFASNLQYDTYIKEWMDSKILIEATMAAANAYEPDTRNTHYAYNSTLNQYEIVLDQRTNTHFFSDQKDRDYNVKLNWDLKLLPTLRLKTGGLFYDKQRDFEARRFAIAGDPQSVYPAELKTTNPEEALNPDLFSNGGLIFFETTRNTDSYKGDQNIFAGYLSADLTLGNRWNLIAGARAEHSIQRIDKNEVLNTADILPAINLTFKVSDRANLRAAFSTTLARPEFRELSNFFYSDFVGARTVYGNPDLKRTKIQNYDLRWETYPGIGEYFAVSGFYKHFTNPIEIFHRLSTNPEVYYGNIAEADLWGIELEARKALTEALRVTANLALMTSSVNYGKAVFSQANRNRPMYGQSPYTINLNGFYVLRSATEFSLAYNRFGKRLSSVGNVSQGEDEYEMPFDKLDFTATQKFGKWTYKLSMQNLLNDRVINRQGDTITRKYAPGITYSVGASYDF
- a CDS encoding leucine-rich repeat domain-containing protein, which encodes MKCLCLLFCLFCKLSIAQITVNDPQFRSVLQNKYEVNFDVNNLIINPEAVLLIKHLDVSGQGIFDLSGIEAFTSLDSINCSSNYLTNLDLSSNTSLEYVHCGYNGITSINLTGLTKLKYLWCNSNQISSLDLSDKPLLEELFCFSNGLQNLYVKQNSALRYLYISETPISEIDISSNLMLTHLNCADTPISRLSISNNRSLNTVKCYRTRIDTLVINSNPLLEFLFCSQGQLKSLTLDSALNLRYIECDDNQLSDLDLSQCPNLETININRNQIGLLDLSNNPAVIEARCYGNPLPLIITANLNAAFSIGDGTQVAIKVTDFSNNELPSYKTGAIVLDSIGVSIVVTENKSTKSAFTFKVDSFPNIVGSLPPGTINLISSKYWSVINSDFNGQYNMLFDLSGLPGIESFNGLRVIMRENSQSPWKDVLSNDGVLITYLWTPYIMVSGLKNFGEFAIVNFDITPPSAPVELTASAGDSKVLLSWKTNLENDVLKYRIYTGNGFTSPVQIDSVQQSSFYTITKTIYNLVPGRNYRFYVTSVDSANNASYFSTSVESLPFDSTPPLPPSDLKATSGDGFILLKWNVSREGDFKKYRIYSSTLENLFGQIDSSISSTDTVRNYTKLSKGTQYTFNVSAVDTFGNQSAFSNEATAAFYAIAAKATIVVYQNPVLTKHFDIAVIAESKLAINPIVRMWLTGQNDTSSIVSTPVNNSQNIFRGSGKFSEPGQVNFFVKTLTPSGGDTAQVVTYGVTLVKKGEFKTIKSLNSKSNLIIKTPFFDDNYFLSQNYQKNGEEVVYEYGPTEFKFQKPSEIEILLEPEQLSEKTKLAIFQETPGGWVQIPSQLSKSNDALIANISKLGKFKVGYKENLGSEVPSTFFLRQNYPNPFNPSTFIAYDVPSKSFISIKIYNILGQEITTLVSKIHEPGKYTVSWNGQNALGKFMASGIYIYKLESEGFIQAKKMMYIK
- a CDS encoding DinB family protein, which produces MNFSLTQSIEILERTPMILTAWLDGLSPEWTSSNEGPDTWSAYDIVGHLIHGEKTDWITRAEIILSDLPDKTFKPFDRFAQFEDSKDKTLRQLLTAFTELRAKNIKKLQSLNISEQDMNRTGLHPAFGTVTLVQLLSTWAVHDLDHISQIARVLAKRYKDDTGPWVAYLKILRQ